One Arthrobacter sp. zg-Y1110 DNA segment encodes these proteins:
- a CDS encoding metallophosphoesterase: protein MENNNELPAPPASIGIAGDWHGNTAWMKHALHRLHGAGIDTVLHVGDLRILWPPAMDGPLSDEDSEMIPGAEWHDTFTVGLADTLEQLSMQMLFIDGNHDNHPRLRALPRDSDGFGIVSNRLKYIPRGHRFTLGGVRFAGLGGAFSINKQRLTIGEDWWPEEVVTADDVAALGHEPVDVLLTHDVPAGVDLQTMFDLPEAIEREAYVSRLLLRDAVRNTDPALVFSGHWHQRRTQQLPFTRTEVHVLHMDGGEGNTVALDTATLGVSDVEIPPRFPKRP from the coding sequence ATGGAGAACAACAACGAGCTTCCAGCACCACCGGCCAGCATCGGCATAGCGGGGGACTGGCACGGCAACACCGCATGGATGAAGCACGCACTGCACCGCCTTCACGGCGCAGGAATCGACACGGTCCTGCATGTAGGGGACCTTCGGATTCTGTGGCCGCCGGCGATGGACGGCCCCCTGTCGGATGAAGACAGCGAGATGATTCCCGGCGCCGAATGGCACGACACCTTCACCGTAGGGCTGGCAGACACGCTGGAGCAGCTGTCCATGCAGATGCTCTTCATCGACGGAAACCACGACAACCACCCCCGCCTTCGGGCCCTGCCCAGGGACAGCGACGGCTTCGGCATCGTCAGCAACCGCCTGAAGTACATTCCGCGCGGGCACCGGTTCACCCTCGGGGGAGTGCGCTTCGCAGGACTGGGCGGCGCCTTCTCGATCAACAAGCAGCGGCTGACCATCGGCGAGGACTGGTGGCCCGAGGAAGTGGTGACCGCGGACGACGTCGCAGCTCTCGGGCATGAGCCGGTCGATGTGCTCCTGACCCATGATGTGCCGGCCGGCGTCGACCTGCAGACGATGTTCGATCTGCCTGAGGCCATCGAGCGCGAGGCCTACGTCAGCCGTCTGCTGCTCCGGGACGCCGTCCGGAACACCGACCCGGCCCTGGTCTTCTCCGGACACTGGCACCAGCGAAGGACCCAGCAGCTGCCGTTTACCCGGACGGAGGTCCACGTGCTGCACATGGACGGCGGGGAGGGGAACACCGTTGCCCTGGACACTGCCACCCTTGGCGTCAGCGACGTGGAGATACCTCCGCGGTTCCCC